A genomic region of Stenotrophomonas sp. NA06056 contains the following coding sequences:
- the rpsT gene encoding 30S ribosomal protein S20 yields MANIKSAKKRAKQTVVRNARNVAQRSMLRTAVKKVIKALDANDAAGAQAAFAVAQPILDRFSARGLIHKNKAARHKSRLNDRIKALSAA; encoded by the coding sequence GTGGCCAATATCAAGTCCGCCAAGAAGCGCGCCAAGCAGACCGTCGTGCGCAACGCGCGCAACGTGGCTCAGCGCTCGATGCTGCGCACCGCTGTCAAGAAAGTGATCAAGGCGCTGGACGCCAACGATGCCGCCGGCGCCCAAGCCGCCTTCGCCGTTGCCCAGCCGATCCTGGATCGTTTCAGCGCGCGTGGCCTGATCCACAAGAACAAGGCTGCTCGCCACAAGAGCCGCCTGAACGACCGCATCAAGGCCCTCTCGGCCGCTTGA